In Paenibacillus sp. FSL R7-0345, a single window of DNA contains:
- a CDS encoding TIGR02206 family membrane protein, whose product MDLISFFARQRETDFIMFSAPHFIALAIAAGLCLLLFAARFALRTRPVLRNSVRWLLIIVLLASEGGLHVWYLSHDIWTSRNSLPLELCGITLLLSAVMLLTRSRLLYSFLYFAGIGGACIALLTPNLVYPFPHFRFLLFFTAHIAIVLASLFMTWAYGFRPVWRSLLFTMLCLNLIAVIVFGLDKLLDANYMFLAHKPSTFSVLEYFGPYPYYLLVEEAFAFIIFLLMFLIFFKLPEMIRSRRNTSRSRNL is encoded by the coding sequence GTGGATCTGATAAGCTTTTTTGCACGGCAGCGTGAGACCGATTTCATCATGTTCTCGGCGCCGCATTTCATTGCTCTGGCAATAGCTGCAGGACTCTGTCTGCTGCTGTTTGCCGCAAGGTTTGCCCTGCGGACCCGCCCGGTTCTGCGGAATTCGGTCCGCTGGCTGCTGATTATTGTGCTGCTGGCTTCAGAAGGCGGGCTGCATGTGTGGTATTTGTCCCATGATATCTGGACCAGCCGCAATTCACTGCCGCTGGAGCTCTGCGGAATTACGCTCCTGCTGTCAGCGGTCATGCTGCTCACCCGCAGCCGGCTGCTCTACTCTTTTCTCTATTTTGCCGGGATCGGCGGAGCCTGTATCGCTCTCCTGACACCTAATCTGGTCTACCCCTTTCCGCATTTCCGCTTTCTGCTGTTTTTTACCGCACATATTGCGATTGTACTGGCTTCCCTGTTCATGACCTGGGCTTACGGATTCCGTCCTGTCTGGCGTTCTCTGCTGTTCACCATGCTCTGCCTCAACCTGATCGCCGTTATAGTGTTTGGACTCGACAAGCTGCTTGATGCCAACTACATGTTCCTGGCCCATAAGCCAAGCACCTTCTCCGTCCTTGAATACTTCGGCCCTTATCCGTACTACCTGCTTGTAGAAGAGGCCTTTGCCTTTATCATCTTCCTGCTGATGTTCCTCATTTTCTTCAAGCTGCCGGAGATGATCAGAAGCCGCCGGAATACCTCCCGAAGCAGAAATTTATAA
- a CDS encoding peptidylprolyl isomerase, with protein MAKQAKVTLENGGVVLIDLFENDAPNTVANFEKLANDGFYNGLVFHRVIPGFVAQGGCPNGTGTGGPGYTINCEINPNKHERGTLAMAHAGRNTGGSQFYICYAPQPHLDGVHTVFGKVVQGMELVDTFQGRDKMTSVEIIEA; from the coding sequence ATGGCAAAGCAAGCGAAAGTTACACTCGAAAACGGCGGCGTAGTGCTGATCGACCTGTTTGAAAACGATGCTCCTAATACTGTAGCTAACTTCGAGAAGCTGGCTAACGACGGTTTCTACAACGGTCTGGTATTTCACCGTGTCATCCCTGGCTTCGTAGCACAGGGCGGCTGTCCGAACGGAACAGGCACAGGCGGTCCTGGTTACACCATCAACTGCGAGATCAACCCGAACAAGCATGAGCGCGGAACCCTGGCAATGGCACATGCCGGCAGAAACACAGGCGGAAGCCAGTTCTACATCTGCTATGCACCGCAGCCGCACCTTGACGGAGTCCACACTGTATTCGGTAAGGTTGTCCAAGGCATGGAGCTGGTTGACACCTTCCAGGGACGCGACAAAATGACTTCGGTCGAAATCATCGAAGCTTAA